In one Nocardioides luteus genomic region, the following are encoded:
- a CDS encoding type II toxin-antitoxin system PemK/MazF family toxin, protein MQRGEVWWVEFDERRPVVLLSGEDPSGIQVMQVVAPAGVDITGLGVEVALGAEEGVPFEGVLRFALPRPGGFTPCTWLTTLSRDDLIERAGALSSAKLSEVDDALRLADPENADCNTR, encoded by the coding sequence GTGCAACGTGGCGAAGTCTGGTGGGTGGAGTTCGACGAGCGCCGGCCCGTCGTTCTGCTGTCGGGAGAGGACCCGTCCGGGATCCAGGTGATGCAGGTGGTGGCTCCGGCAGGCGTCGACATCACCGGTCTGGGCGTCGAGGTGGCACTGGGCGCCGAGGAGGGGGTGCCCTTCGAAGGCGTGCTTCGGTTCGCGCTCCCGCGCCCCGGCGGCTTCACCCCGTGCACCTGGCTGACCACCCTGTCCCGGGACGACCTGATCGAGCGGGCCGGCGCCCTGTCCTCCGCGAAGCTCAGCGAGGTCGATGACGCCCTCCGTCTGGCCGACCCCGAGAACGCAGACTGCAACACGCGGTAA
- a CDS encoding RNA polymerase sigma-70 factor, which produces MTPETEIEFEELRPLLFSIAYRILGSVSEAEDAVQETWIRLEGASTEPESLKAYLSTVVTRISLDVLRSARVRRETYVGPWFPEPLPTDSHLDEREDIYASPERATELADSVSMAALLLLERLSPLERAVFVLREVFHFGFADIAAAVDRSEAACRQLASRARRHMDEGKPRFEADRRKRAELSDRFFEALRDGDLDQLQALLAADVETVNDGGGVAGGVGGRFGAEKAARILIAAVPPLLAIGARLEQRELNGEPGAILRDADGAILGTWTLDILDGQIQRIRSVTNPEKLGHLGPVADLKDVVRRRNRHRRER; this is translated from the coding sequence GTGACACCTGAGACCGAGATCGAGTTCGAGGAGCTGCGCCCGCTGCTGTTCTCGATCGCCTACCGGATCCTCGGCAGTGTGAGCGAGGCCGAGGACGCCGTGCAGGAGACCTGGATCCGGCTCGAAGGAGCCTCGACCGAGCCCGAGTCGCTCAAGGCCTACCTGTCGACCGTCGTCACCCGCATCTCCCTCGACGTGCTCCGCTCCGCACGGGTGCGGCGGGAGACGTACGTCGGCCCGTGGTTCCCCGAGCCGCTGCCGACCGACTCCCACCTCGATGAGCGCGAGGACATCTACGCCAGCCCCGAGCGCGCGACCGAGCTGGCCGACTCGGTGTCGATGGCCGCGCTCCTGCTGCTCGAGCGGCTCAGCCCACTCGAGCGGGCGGTCTTCGTGCTGCGGGAGGTGTTCCACTTCGGCTTCGCCGACATCGCGGCGGCGGTCGACCGCTCGGAGGCGGCCTGCCGCCAGCTCGCCTCGCGTGCCCGCCGGCACATGGACGAGGGCAAGCCGCGCTTCGAGGCCGACCGGCGCAAGCGGGCCGAGCTCTCCGACCGGTTCTTCGAGGCGCTGCGCGACGGCGACCTCGACCAGCTCCAGGCACTGCTGGCCGCCGACGTCGAGACCGTCAACGACGGCGGCGGCGTCGCCGGTGGCGTCGGTGGCCGGTTCGGTGCGGAGAAGGCGGCACGCATCCTGATCGCGGCGGTGCCGCCGCTGCTCGCCATCGGTGCCCGCCTGGAGCAGCGCGAGCTCAACGGCGAGCCGGGCGCCATCCTGCGCGACGCCGACGGCGCCATCCTCGGCACCTGGACCCTCGACATCCTCGACGGCCAGATCCAGCGGATCCGCTCGGTCACCAACCCCGAGAAGCTCGGCCACCTGGGCCCGGTGGCGGACCTGAAGGACGTCGTACGCCGCCGCAACCGCCACCGCCGCGAGCGGTGA
- a CDS encoding shikimate dehydrogenase: MKSSFLVGLIGAGVGPSLSPALHMREGFEHGLSYVYKTLDITELGISAEGVGDLMREARRLGFDALNITHPCKELVIEHLDRLDEAAARLGAVNTVVFTEEGAIGYNTDTTGFGRALRTGMPDAPLGTVVQIGAGGAGSAVAHALVSQGVDRLVIADMDLDRAQARAEEIRRHHPDSAVEASHVDKLAALVPEADGLVNCTPMGMADHPGTPLDTSLLRPEARAGGERSDRRPLWVADIVYRPLDTALLQAAREVGCPTLHGGHMAVYQAVDAFRLITGIDPDAERMLAHLRELAAAG, from the coding sequence ATGAAGTCTTCGTTTCTTGTCGGCCTGATCGGCGCGGGCGTCGGACCCTCGCTGAGTCCGGCGCTGCACATGCGCGAAGGGTTCGAGCACGGGCTGTCGTACGTCTACAAGACGCTCGACATCACCGAGCTGGGGATCTCGGCCGAGGGAGTCGGCGACCTGATGAGGGAGGCCCGGCGTCTCGGCTTCGACGCGCTCAACATCACCCACCCGTGCAAGGAGCTCGTGATCGAGCACCTCGACCGGCTCGACGAGGCCGCAGCCCGCCTCGGTGCGGTCAACACCGTGGTCTTCACCGAGGAGGGCGCGATCGGCTACAACACCGACACGACCGGGTTCGGCCGCGCGCTGCGCACCGGGATGCCGGACGCCCCGCTCGGCACCGTGGTGCAGATCGGCGCGGGTGGGGCGGGCTCGGCCGTCGCGCACGCGCTCGTGAGCCAGGGCGTCGACCGGCTGGTCATCGCCGACATGGACCTCGACCGTGCCCAGGCACGGGCCGAGGAGATCCGGCGCCACCACCCGGACAGCGCCGTCGAGGCGAGCCACGTCGACAAGCTGGCCGCGCTCGTGCCCGAGGCCGACGGACTGGTCAACTGCACCCCGATGGGCATGGCCGACCACCCCGGCACGCCCCTGGACACCAGCCTCCTCCGCCCCGAGGCGCGAGCCGGCGGGGAGCGAAGCGACCGACGCCCCCTGTGGGTGGCGGACATCGTCTACCGACCTCTGGACACCGCGCTGCTGCAGGCCGCGCGTGAGGTCGGCTGCCCGACGCTCCACGGAGGCCACATGGCGGTCTATCAGGCCGTCGACGCCTTCCGGCTGATCACCGGCATCGACCCCGATGCCGAGCGGATGCTCGCCCACCTGCGCGAGCTGGCCGCGGCCGGCTGA
- a CDS encoding phosphatidylinositol-specific phospholipase C/glycerophosphodiester phosphodiesterase family protein — protein sequence MRTFVRSLAAALAAAAFLSPAAAPASATDSARTTAELGTPHPQAHAHNDYEHERPLLDALEHGFTSVEADVWLVDGALLVAHDAEDLDPARTLEGLYLAPLKQLVSGRGRDVYPGYDGTFQLLIDIKNTGEATYAAIEKELAGYEELFTRYENGTVKDGPVEAVISGDRPLETMRSATRRLTFYDGRMSDLHSGMPASLMPLVSDNWTKVFVWQGIGPMPEIERRKLHEIVDHAHSQGYRVRFWATPDADGPAREAVWTELLAAGVDHINTDDLEDLDAFLTAHG from the coding sequence ATGCGTACCTTCGTCCGCTCCCTGGCCGCGGCCCTCGCCGCGGCGGCCTTCCTCTCCCCCGCAGCCGCCCCGGCGAGCGCGACCGACTCCGCGCGCACCACCGCCGAGCTCGGTACGCCGCACCCGCAGGCGCACGCGCACAACGACTACGAGCACGAGCGCCCGCTGCTCGACGCGCTGGAGCACGGCTTCACGAGCGTCGAGGCCGACGTGTGGCTGGTCGACGGCGCGCTCCTGGTGGCGCACGACGCGGAGGACCTCGACCCGGCGCGGACCCTGGAGGGCCTCTACCTCGCCCCGCTCAAGCAGCTCGTCAGCGGCAGGGGACGCGACGTCTACCCGGGATACGACGGCACCTTCCAGCTCCTGATCGACATCAAGAACACCGGTGAGGCGACGTACGCGGCGATCGAGAAGGAGCTCGCCGGCTACGAGGAGCTCTTCACCCGCTACGAGAACGGCACCGTCAAGGACGGCCCCGTCGAGGCCGTGATCAGCGGCGACCGGCCGCTGGAGACGATGCGGAGCGCGACCCGGCGGCTCACCTTCTACGACGGCCGGATGAGCGATCTCCACTCCGGGATGCCCGCGTCGCTGATGCCGCTGGTCAGCGACAACTGGACGAAGGTGTTCGTCTGGCAGGGCATCGGCCCGATGCCGGAGATCGAGCGCCGCAAGCTCCACGAGATCGTCGACCACGCCCACTCCCAGGGCTACCGCGTGCGCTTCTGGGCGACGCCGGACGCCGACGGCCCGGCACGTGAGGCCGTGTGGACCGAGCTGCTCGCGGCCGGCGTCGACCACATCAACACCGACGACCTCGAGGACCTGGACGCCTTCCTGACCGCCCACGGGTAG
- a CDS encoding NAD(P)/FAD-dependent oxidoreductase → MPKPHVIVVGGGYAGVMAANRITKHEDVAITLVNPRDQFVERIRLHQLATGSSEAVVAYADVLSPRVRLVTDTVASIDAGARTVVLGSGQQMTYDYLVYAVGSAGTTRVACAAEHAYGISTYEEATRLKAALDGAPADAPVVVVGGGPTGIEVSSELAEAGRNVALVCGDRLGPWLHEKGRAVAERDLRRLGVGIVEGARVAEVLDGRVRLDNGRELPSSVTIWTAGFAAPDLARASGLATDELGRLITDETLTSVDDDRIVATGDAAAPSGLAYRMSCQAANQLGPLAGETVLARLTGKTPEPVSIGFVGQCISIGRGLGLVNLARRDDSAVAGRVRGVPAAKIKELVCRSTVWALGMEARHPGSAFGLKDRSRAERVRATAATPASLVDEPSRRA, encoded by the coding sequence ATGCCCAAGCCCCACGTGATCGTCGTCGGCGGCGGGTACGCCGGCGTGATGGCCGCCAACCGGATCACCAAGCACGAGGACGTCGCGATCACCCTGGTCAACCCGCGCGACCAGTTCGTCGAGCGGATCCGGCTGCACCAGCTGGCCACCGGGTCCTCGGAGGCCGTGGTCGCCTATGCGGACGTGCTGAGCCCACGCGTGCGGCTGGTCACCGACACGGTGGCGTCCATCGACGCGGGTGCGCGCACCGTCGTGCTCGGGAGCGGGCAGCAGATGACGTACGACTACCTGGTCTACGCCGTCGGCAGCGCCGGCACGACCCGGGTCGCGTGTGCGGCTGAGCACGCCTACGGGATCTCGACCTACGAGGAGGCGACCCGGCTGAAGGCGGCGCTGGACGGGGCGCCGGCCGACGCCCCGGTGGTCGTCGTCGGCGGCGGACCGACCGGCATCGAGGTCTCCTCCGAGCTCGCCGAGGCGGGCCGGAACGTGGCGCTGGTCTGCGGCGACAGGCTCGGTCCGTGGTTGCACGAGAAGGGCCGCGCGGTGGCCGAGCGCGACCTGCGGCGCCTGGGCGTCGGCATCGTCGAGGGCGCTCGGGTGGCCGAGGTGCTGGACGGTCGGGTACGCCTCGACAACGGCCGCGAGCTGCCCAGCTCGGTGACCATCTGGACAGCCGGCTTCGCCGCACCCGACCTGGCCCGCGCGAGCGGGCTCGCCACCGACGAGCTCGGCCGGCTGATCACCGACGAGACCCTCACCAGCGTCGACGACGACCGGATCGTCGCGACCGGCGACGCCGCGGCGCCCTCGGGCCTGGCGTACCGGATGAGCTGCCAGGCCGCCAACCAGCTCGGGCCGCTGGCCGGGGAGACGGTGCTCGCCCGGCTGACCGGGAAGACCCCGGAGCCGGTGAGCATCGGGTTCGTGGGCCAGTGCATCAGCATCGGCCGCGGCCTGGGACTGGTGAACCTCGCCCGGCGCGACGACTCCGCGGTCGCCGGACGCGTCCGTGGGGTACCGGCGGCGAAGATCAAGGAGCTGGTCTGCCGCAGCACGGTCTGGGCCCTCGGGATGGAGGCGCGCCACCCCGGATCGGCCTTCGGCCTCAAGGACCGGTCGCGCGCCGAGCGGGTCCGGGCGACTGCGGCCACGCCCGCGTCGCTCGTGGACGAGCCGAGCCGTCGGGCCTGA
- a CDS encoding MFS transporter, with the protein MAGPDTDSTVNQEGKTPVRAALASFMGSAVEYYDFFVFGSAAALIFPHVFFPSTGDAALVMSFATFAFAYVARPVGAVFVGHFGDRIGRRKVLLFTLLLMGGGTFLIGCLPSYDQAGWIAPALLVFCRLLQGLSAAGEQAGASSLTLEHAPDDKRSFYTSWTLTGTQGGQILAALVFIPVVALPDEIKYGIGWRIPFWLSAIVVVVAFFIRSRLNETPEFEEAKANNEVAKLPLAVLLRDHWTDVLRVICCAFIAAVSTVFGNLAIAYGVAVGMVDSITLWLVVAANLVALFTQPMFGRLADRVGRKPVFIYGAVASAVMMPFYLLSMSQGSELLVFALAIVTFSFGYAAANATWPSFYGEMFSTPVRFSGVAIGTQIGFMLAGFTPSIVTALGGVKEGGWVVTAGYTAVVCLVATIAALTARETKDVRTADLGLRTSPTPQGAVA; encoded by the coding sequence ATGGCGGGACCTGACACCGACAGCACCGTGAACCAGGAAGGCAAGACCCCGGTCCGGGCCGCGCTTGCCAGCTTCATGGGCAGTGCCGTCGAGTACTACGACTTCTTCGTCTTCGGCTCTGCCGCAGCGCTGATCTTTCCGCACGTCTTCTTCCCCAGCACCGGCGACGCCGCACTGGTGATGTCGTTCGCGACCTTCGCGTTCGCGTACGTCGCCCGGCCCGTCGGCGCGGTCTTCGTCGGCCACTTCGGTGACCGGATCGGCCGCCGGAAGGTGCTGCTGTTCACCCTCCTGCTGATGGGTGGTGGCACGTTCCTGATCGGCTGCCTGCCGTCGTACGACCAGGCCGGCTGGATCGCGCCCGCACTGCTGGTGTTCTGCCGCCTGCTCCAGGGGCTGTCGGCCGCCGGCGAGCAGGCCGGCGCCAGCTCGCTCACCCTCGAGCACGCCCCCGACGACAAGCGCTCCTTCTACACCTCCTGGACGCTGACCGGCACCCAGGGCGGCCAGATCCTGGCGGCGCTCGTCTTCATCCCGGTGGTCGCGCTGCCGGACGAGATCAAGTACGGCATCGGCTGGCGCATCCCGTTCTGGCTTTCCGCGATCGTGGTCGTGGTGGCGTTCTTCATCCGTAGCCGCCTCAACGAGACCCCGGAGTTCGAGGAGGCCAAGGCCAACAACGAGGTCGCCAAGCTGCCCCTCGCGGTGCTGCTGCGCGACCACTGGACCGACGTGCTCCGCGTCATCTGCTGCGCCTTCATCGCGGCCGTCTCCACCGTCTTCGGCAACCTGGCCATCGCCTACGGCGTCGCGGTCGGCATGGTCGACTCGATCACGCTGTGGCTGGTCGTCGCGGCCAACCTGGTCGCGCTGTTCACCCAGCCGATGTTCGGCCGGCTCGCCGACCGGGTCGGGCGCAAGCCCGTGTTCATCTACGGCGCCGTGGCCAGCGCGGTCATGATGCCGTTCTACCTGCTCTCGATGAGCCAGGGCAGCGAGCTGCTCGTCTTCGCGCTCGCCATCGTCACCTTCTCCTTCGGCTACGCGGCCGCCAACGCCACCTGGCCCTCGTTCTACGGCGAGATGTTCTCGACCCCGGTGCGCTTCTCCGGCGTCGCGATCGGCACCCAGATCGGCTTCATGCTGGCCGGGTTCACGCCGTCGATCGTCACCGCTCTGGGTGGCGTGAAGGAGGGCGGCTGGGTCGTCACCGCCGGCTACACCGCGGTCGTCTGCCTCGTCGCGACGATCGCCGCCCTGACCGCCCGCGAGACCAAGGACGTACGCACCGCCGACCTCGGCCTGCGGACGTCCCCGACCCCGCAGGGCGCCGTAGCCTGA
- a CDS encoding Uma2 family endonuclease yields the protein MTALPDWMHPPREEGWFSEDLDMLVEAPRHTELIDGALVFNMSPQRRWHSRLVTALTNALTAQAPDGFEVDRELTVVLDRRNRPEPDVLVSTARISDQASFYDADSVVLVVEVVSPESEHRDRAVKPQKYAEAGISHCWRIENEDGAPAIHVYERDELTNAYVATGIFRDRLDVAVPFPVKIDLTDLLR from the coding sequence ATGACCGCGTTGCCCGACTGGATGCATCCTCCCCGTGAGGAGGGTTGGTTCTCCGAAGACCTCGACATGCTCGTCGAGGCGCCGCGTCATACCGAACTCATCGACGGAGCCCTGGTCTTCAACATGTCACCGCAGCGCCGCTGGCACAGTCGGCTCGTCACGGCCCTGACCAACGCGCTGACGGCGCAGGCACCCGACGGGTTCGAGGTGGACCGGGAGCTGACGGTGGTGCTGGACCGGCGCAACCGCCCGGAGCCGGACGTGCTGGTGAGCACGGCCCGGATCTCCGACCAGGCCTCGTTCTACGACGCAGACTCCGTGGTGCTCGTGGTCGAGGTGGTCTCGCCGGAGTCCGAGCATCGCGACCGGGCGGTGAAACCGCAGAAGTACGCCGAGGCGGGGATCTCCCACTGCTGGCGCATCGAGAACGAGGACGGCGCGCCCGCCATCCACGTCTACGAGCGCGACGAGCTCACCAACGCCTACGTCGCGACCGGCATCTTCCGCGACCGGCTCGACGTCGCGGTCCCGTTCCCGGTCAAGATCGACCTCACCGATCTGCTCCGCTGA